The following are from one region of the Mycolicibacterium helvum genome:
- a CDS encoding uracil-DNA glycosylase family protein, giving the protein MIVEGPCARSRASLTAKHLAAGVGGAPYSRRQPCRVSGARSNSEGSSLVTIREDSEGSLQQRKNQLDDEIRSCARCPGMNKEGVTQAAPGWGNLYSPVVIVGQSLCEQCMKPQEPFFEGSGSLLNESLRRAGRAKDETFISNVVHCHPPKNRGSHEHEIVNCSSFLHRELELVRPRLVIALGVDAKRVLSFFYPSARVSPWPFRAPSGRQPRSPYLLFAKHPAWIKRKHDNALEQEYVHSLADAMRWAFHGAAPVLEPTCAGMADVNATD; this is encoded by the coding sequence GTGATCGTCGAGGGCCCTTGCGCGCGCTCTCGCGCCTCCCTGACAGCGAAACACTTGGCCGCCGGTGTCGGTGGTGCGCCGTACTCTCGGCGTCAGCCGTGCCGCGTGTCGGGGGCTCGCAGTAACTCCGAGGGGAGCAGTCTGGTGACAATTCGCGAGGATTCTGAGGGTTCGCTTCAGCAGCGAAAGAACCAGCTCGATGACGAGATCCGCAGCTGTGCACGCTGTCCAGGTATGAACAAGGAGGGGGTGACCCAGGCTGCGCCTGGCTGGGGCAACCTTTATTCACCGGTCGTGATTGTGGGTCAAAGCCTCTGCGAGCAGTGCATGAAGCCGCAGGAGCCCTTCTTCGAGGGAAGTGGAAGCTTGCTGAACGAAAGTCTGAGGCGTGCCGGCCGCGCAAAGGACGAGACATTCATCAGCAACGTGGTGCATTGTCACCCGCCCAAGAACCGTGGGTCCCATGAGCACGAGATAGTGAACTGCTCGTCATTTCTGCATCGCGAGCTCGAATTGGTCCGTCCACGATTGGTCATCGCGCTCGGTGTCGACGCCAAACGTGTTCTGTCATTCTTCTATCCCTCGGCGCGGGTCTCTCCGTGGCCGTTCCGTGCGCCGAGCGGTCGGCAGCCGCGTTCGCCCTACTTGCTCTTCGCCAAGCACCCCGCCTGGATCAAGCGCAAGCACGACAACGCGCTCGAACAGGAGTACGTCCATAGTTTGGCCGACGCCATGCGGTGGGCCTTTCACGGTGCTGCCCCCGTTCTTGAGCCCACGTGCGCTGGAATGGCCGACGTCAACGCGACGGACTGA